Proteins found in one Alphaproteobacteria bacterium genomic segment:
- a CDS encoding DUF2312 domain-containing protein, whose protein sequence is MPDGSRPIKTKPGNISAERLKSFIERIEKLEEERKAIGGDIRDVYSEAKGGGFDVKVMRKVVSLRKMDAADRDEEEAILDVYKQALGMI, encoded by the coding sequence ATGCCCGACGGCAGCCGTCCCATCAAGACCAAGCCCGGCAACATCTCCGCCGAGCGCCTGAAGAGCTTCATCGAGCGCATCGAGAAGCTGGAGGAGGAACGCAAGGCGATCGGCGGCGATATCCGCGACGTCTACAGCGAGGCCAAGGGCGGCGGCTTCGACGTCAAGGTCATGCGCAAGGTCGTCAGCCTGCGGAAGATGGACGCCGCCGACCGCGACGAGGAGGAGGCGATCCTCGACGTCTACAAGCAGGCGCTGGGGATGATCTGA